Proteins co-encoded in one Synechococcus elongatus PCC 6301 genomic window:
- the purS gene encoding phosphoribosylformylglycinamidine synthase subunit PurS, with protein MTRYHARIYVTLRPSVLDPAGAAVQTGLQHLGYDSVEQIRIGKYIELSLQAETEAIAREQLDQMCDQLLANPVIENYRFELEAVAGVAA; from the coding sequence TTGACCCGCTATCACGCTCGGATTTACGTCACCTTGCGGCCTTCAGTGCTCGACCCGGCAGGGGCGGCGGTTCAAACTGGCCTGCAGCACCTTGGTTACGACTCCGTCGAGCAGATCCGCATCGGTAAGTACATCGAACTGTCACTGCAAGCGGAGACTGAAGCGATCGCCCGTGAACAGCTCGATCAGATGTGCGATCAGTTGCTCGCTAACCCCGTGATTGAGAACTATCGCTTTGAATTGGAAGCGGTGGCAGGAGTAGCAGCGTGA
- a CDS encoding indolepyruvate ferredoxin oxidoreductase subunit alpha — MAHTIVTNTCEGVADCVDACPVACIQEGPGRNQKGTTWYWIDFSTCIDCGICLQVCPVEGAILPEERPELQQTP, encoded by the coding sequence GTGGCGCACACCATTGTTACGAATACCTGCGAAGGGGTCGCTGACTGTGTCGATGCCTGCCCGGTTGCTTGCATCCAAGAAGGGCCGGGACGCAACCAAAAGGGAACGACTTGGTACTGGATTGACTTCAGCACCTGCATCGACTGCGGTATTTGCCTGCAAGTCTGTCCGGTCGAAGGTGCCATTCTGCCCGAAGAACGTCCCGAGTTGCAGCAAACGCCCTAA
- a CDS encoding putative bifunctional diguanylate cyclase/phosphodiesterase → MPTVLFSLTAELDWGWRIEQWLDPQQLWKRSLQGFAVEQLWQNSTSSHDWQVSFRQAIQSQGIWQHTGKLRADSIESNWYLLAYPCQLENSSHCYLGVLQTTVGGREVEGSNPCSEGKLSPLLRHRLRQQELALEHSSDLMIRCNNRGFITWANQALLERQNKSLDSIVGIDFTQLRTQPTERHTLLQMLRTGQALNAMVEYQTEEKEFYLVQEKLLPILSDDGELETIVIVQQDLTFQAAAEIRTQQQLQTDALTGLPNRKGMYQSIRHNLGRVETHKQPFALLRINLDRFQRVNDAAGYHFGDYLLRSLALNLRRVLGYGTELACLGGDEFAAVIAPCYQEEEAIAIADEVRSAIAISGSLAAAAGISLTASIGIVLVDTNLTEEMVLDRANQAMFAAKRRGGDCTVIYRLPLHDSIRQEAALQFALRQAIAEQELKLAYQPIISLRTGQIISLEALLRWNHPHFGYISPALFIPLAEDSGQIESLGEWAVHEACHQLAEWAKQPDLAHLRVAVNCSFVDLKTERWAATVKTALQSSQLPPSQLIVEYTESAIAKDPAAAIALSSYLQDLGVDVALDDFGSGYSSMAYLIQFQAQGLKIDRSLITPIVEDERSQAVVRTIIDLAKRLGLRTTAEGVEEREQLELLHSWGCDFAQGFYFSRPLLADDLPDFIRNYEGLSL, encoded by the coding sequence ATGCCAACTGTTCTCTTTAGTCTGACAGCAGAACTTGACTGGGGTTGGCGTATTGAGCAATGGCTTGATCCTCAGCAACTTTGGAAGCGATCGCTCCAGGGATTTGCCGTTGAACAACTCTGGCAAAACAGCACGTCTAGCCATGACTGGCAGGTAAGCTTTCGCCAAGCGATTCAATCCCAGGGGATTTGGCAGCACACGGGTAAATTACGGGCAGACAGCATTGAGAGCAACTGGTATCTTCTAGCCTATCCTTGTCAACTGGAAAACAGCAGTCATTGCTATCTAGGTGTCCTTCAAACCACAGTCGGGGGCAGGGAAGTCGAGGGAAGTAACCCCTGTTCAGAGGGTAAGCTCTCACCGCTCCTACGCCATCGACTGCGACAACAAGAACTGGCTTTAGAGCACAGTAGCGATCTGATGATTCGCTGTAATAATCGAGGCTTTATCACTTGGGCTAATCAGGCACTGCTCGAACGTCAAAATAAATCACTCGACTCTATTGTTGGTATTGACTTTACTCAGTTGCGAACCCAGCCTACCGAGCGACATACCCTCTTACAAATGCTCCGCACAGGGCAAGCACTAAACGCTATGGTCGAATATCAGACAGAGGAGAAAGAATTTTATCTCGTCCAAGAAAAACTGCTGCCCATTTTGTCAGATGATGGGGAGTTAGAAACGATTGTCATCGTCCAGCAGGATTTGACTTTTCAGGCTGCTGCTGAGATCCGGACTCAACAACAACTCCAGACCGATGCACTGACAGGTCTTCCCAATCGGAAAGGGATGTACCAATCGATTCGCCATAACCTCGGGCGGGTCGAGACACACAAGCAACCCTTCGCCCTCTTGCGAATCAACCTTGATCGCTTCCAACGCGTCAACGATGCTGCGGGCTATCACTTCGGTGACTATCTCTTGCGTAGCTTGGCTCTCAATTTGCGGCGGGTGCTCGGCTATGGTACTGAGCTGGCCTGTTTGGGAGGCGATGAATTTGCGGCTGTGATTGCCCCTTGCTACCAGGAAGAAGAGGCGATTGCGATCGCGGATGAAGTCCGTAGTGCGATCGCGATCTCTGGTTCTCTTGCAGCAGCTGCGGGGATTAGTCTTACGGCGAGTATTGGCATCGTTCTGGTCGATACCAATTTGACTGAGGAGATGGTGCTCGATCGCGCCAATCAGGCAATGTTTGCCGCCAAACGCAGGGGCGGGGATTGTACAGTGATCTATCGCCTCCCTTTACACGACAGTATTCGCCAAGAAGCAGCCTTACAGTTTGCCCTGCGCCAGGCGATCGCCGAACAAGAACTCAAGCTCGCTTATCAGCCCATTATTAGCCTGCGTACTGGTCAAATCATTAGTCTCGAAGCGTTGCTGCGCTGGAACCATCCCCATTTCGGCTACATTTCACCCGCCCTTTTCATTCCCTTGGCTGAAGATTCTGGGCAAATTGAATCGCTAGGAGAATGGGCTGTTCATGAAGCCTGCCATCAGCTAGCGGAGTGGGCTAAACAACCCGATCTAGCGCACTTGCGCGTAGCAGTGAACTGCAGCTTTGTTGATCTCAAGACCGAACGCTGGGCTGCGACAGTCAAGACAGCACTCCAGAGTAGTCAACTGCCACCTTCCCAGTTGATTGTGGAATATACCGAAAGCGCAATTGCCAAGGATCCAGCTGCTGCGATCGCCCTCAGTTCCTATCTACAAGATCTAGGAGTAGATGTCGCACTCGATGACTTTGGATCGGGGTATTCCAGCATGGCCTACCTCATTCAATTCCAAGCGCAGGGGCTCAAAATCGATCGCAGTTTAATCACCCCGATCGTAGAAGACGAGCGATCGCAGGCCGTGGTGCGTACGATTATTGATTTAGCCAAACGGCTGGGTTTGAGAACCACTGCAGAAGGCGTAGAAGAACGAGAACAACTGGAATTACTCCATAGTTGGGGCTGTGATTTTGCCCAAGGATTCTACTTCAGCAGACCCCTACTGGCTGACGATCTCCCTGACTTTATTCGCAACTACGAAGGATTGTCCTTGTGA
- a CDS encoding ABC transporter ATP-binding protein: MNAAPLLDLDQVFAGYLPDLDIVQGVNLQVAAGELLTLLGPNGAGKSTLAKTLLGLVPVRSGSIRFRGQEISRLSSEAIVRLGIGYVPQVRNVFASLTVAENLEMGLFQIRPQHRPAAIARIYDLFPTLATRRSQRAGTLSGGERQLLAMGRALAAEPTLLVLDEPSAALSPLMVATVFEQIRAINNSGTTIILVEQNTRRALQLADRGCILESGRDRQTGPAAELLDDPLLGELYLGRSQES; this comes from the coding sequence ATGAATGCTGCGCCACTGCTTGATCTAGACCAAGTTTTTGCGGGCTACCTTCCCGATCTGGATATTGTCCAAGGGGTCAATCTCCAAGTCGCGGCGGGTGAATTGCTGACGCTCTTGGGACCCAATGGCGCCGGAAAATCTACTTTGGCTAAGACGCTACTGGGTCTGGTACCAGTACGCAGTGGCAGCATTCGTTTCCGCGGGCAAGAGATCAGTCGTCTCAGCTCCGAAGCGATCGTGCGGTTGGGCATTGGTTATGTGCCGCAAGTGCGAAACGTTTTTGCCAGCTTGACGGTAGCTGAAAATCTAGAGATGGGGCTGTTCCAAATCCGGCCCCAGCATCGACCCGCTGCGATCGCCCGCATCTATGACCTGTTCCCGACCCTCGCCACTCGGCGATCGCAGCGAGCTGGAACGCTGTCCGGCGGTGAACGTCAACTCTTAGCAATGGGGCGAGCCTTGGCGGCAGAACCGACGCTGTTGGTTTTGGATGAACCATCAGCAGCCCTGTCGCCGCTGATGGTTGCGACGGTCTTCGAACAAATTCGTGCGATTAACAACAGCGGCACCACAATCATTTTGGTGGAGCAAAACACCCGTCGTGCCCTACAACTAGCCGATCGTGGTTGCATTCTTGAGAGTGGTCGCGATCGTCAAACTGGTCCAGCTGCAGAGCTTCTTGATGATCCGCTCCTCGGTGAACTCTATCTAGGGCGATCGCAGGAGTCGTAA
- a CDS encoding ATP phosphoribosyltransferase regulatory subunit, with protein MVHQPPAGTRDLLPQDVTQKRWIESRLQQVFQQWGYQRIITPTLERLDTLVAGGAVQRSAVIQVQSDEESGLGLRPELTASIARAAVTRLAGSSLPLRLYYLANVFRPAFQGDRLQQRELFQAGVELLGVGGTLADAEVLHVLADALAELGFGQPPLGSWHLVVGEASLTRSLLQPFPKDLREKVRQAIAQLDRVTLESLPLESQLRDRALLLHDLRGQPDQVFAKLQQLTLTPLEQTLRDRLAQLVELYNASAGPQDSPLLLDLSLLRSFDYYTGIVFEVVYETPTGPWVLAQGGRYDRLLDVYDPQAAGQPGIGFSCNIENLQQVLLAANRLPHRPPAIDQLVIPVDSEAYGAALAEAQRLQRQDQLRVELYLDSDRRPEVVQAFAQRRRIGRIVWVSSGSAPQSEAVAVAERATTTC; from the coding sequence ATGGTGCATCAGCCTCCAGCCGGTACTCGCGACCTGCTGCCCCAAGACGTGACCCAAAAGCGCTGGATCGAAAGCCGCTTGCAGCAGGTTTTTCAGCAGTGGGGCTATCAACGCATCATCACGCCGACATTGGAGCGGTTGGATACCTTGGTAGCCGGCGGTGCTGTGCAGCGCTCAGCGGTAATCCAAGTGCAGTCCGATGAGGAGTCGGGCTTGGGACTGCGGCCGGAGTTGACGGCTTCGATCGCGCGAGCGGCAGTCACTCGGCTGGCAGGTTCTTCCCTGCCGCTGCGGCTCTACTACCTCGCCAATGTCTTTCGTCCGGCCTTCCAAGGCGATCGCCTCCAGCAGCGCGAACTGTTTCAAGCTGGCGTGGAACTGCTGGGGGTCGGCGGGACGCTGGCAGATGCTGAAGTGTTGCACGTGCTGGCGGATGCTTTGGCGGAGCTGGGCTTTGGACAGCCGCCGCTGGGGAGCTGGCATCTAGTCGTCGGTGAAGCCAGTCTGACCCGATCGCTCCTACAACCCTTCCCCAAAGACCTGCGCGAAAAGGTGCGGCAGGCGATCGCTCAGCTCGATCGCGTCACCTTAGAATCTCTGCCCCTCGAGTCCCAACTCCGCGATCGCGCCTTGTTACTGCATGATCTACGCGGTCAACCAGATCAGGTTTTTGCCAAACTCCAGCAACTGACCCTGACTCCCCTCGAACAGACCCTGCGCGATCGCCTAGCCCAACTGGTTGAGCTCTATAACGCTAGCGCTGGCCCCCAAGATTCGCCGTTGCTGCTCGATTTAAGCTTGCTGCGCAGCTTTGACTACTACACTGGCATCGTCTTCGAAGTCGTCTATGAAACACCGACTGGGCCTTGGGTGTTGGCTCAGGGCGGCCGCTATGATCGCCTCTTGGATGTCTACGATCCGCAGGCAGCCGGTCAGCCCGGCATCGGTTTCTCCTGCAACATTGAGAACCTGCAACAGGTATTGCTAGCGGCCAACCGCTTGCCCCACCGCCCGCCCGCCATCGATCAACTGGTGATTCCCGTTGATTCCGAGGCTTATGGGGCTGCTTTGGCCGAAGCCCAGCGTCTGCAGCGTCAGGACCAGCTGCGAGTGGAGCTCTACCTCGACAGCGATCGCCGGCCAGAAGTGGTGCAGGCCTTTGCCCAGCGGCGACGGATTGGTCGCATTGTTTGGGTGAGTAGCGGCAGCGCCCCCCAGAGTGAAGCGGTGGCCGTGGCGGAGCGAGCCACCACAACTTGTTAG
- a CDS encoding Fur family transcriptional regulator codes for MASRRTQNQQKILEVLQGLKQEISAQDLYIELRQQQQSMGLATVYRSLEALKLSGQLQVRTLTSGESLYSVHREDRHHLTCLRCNISIAIDECPVHALEQDLQQAYGFGIFYHTLEFFGLCQTCQASKAG; via the coding sequence ATGGCCAGCCGTCGCACCCAAAATCAGCAAAAGATCCTAGAAGTCCTGCAAGGGCTCAAACAAGAGATTTCTGCTCAAGACCTCTACATTGAGTTACGCCAACAGCAACAGAGCATGGGTCTCGCCACTGTCTATCGATCGCTGGAAGCCTTAAAGCTCTCTGGACAACTGCAAGTTCGTACGCTGACGTCCGGCGAATCACTCTATAGCGTGCACCGCGAAGACCGCCATCATTTAACTTGCCTACGCTGTAATATTTCGATCGCGATCGATGAATGCCCAGTGCATGCCCTCGAGCAAGACCTGCAGCAAGCCTATGGTTTCGGGATCTTTTATCACACCCTAGAATTCTTTGGTCTTTGTCAGACTTGTCAAGCCTCAAAAGCAGGATAA
- a CDS encoding J domain-containing protein yields the protein MVLRLDKGLFQLDDFNDYHAILGVSVDATPEQIRRQYLQIVRRLHPDRLQGDRQQLRDTSTLVLARVVNPAYNALSQPQRYQDHLLVLQAKAQQARARQISIRAMHEAAQKLAISPQIRADYQALVQQLSTDLYSSLSEIEERINQLSELNLVYLQRNPGVAETMPMAKVTVTPVPAAATAATQGEAAPVATGATSTSERVASYLRRAEDYVSKQAFAPAIAELRDALRLDANDSRCHALMGSIYLQQNQLTMARVSIRRALALDPQNAQALEAQRQLAQQDAKAAPPPPPKGKRGLLGGWFSKNK from the coding sequence ATGGTTCTCCGCCTCGATAAGGGGCTGTTTCAGCTCGACGACTTCAACGACTATCACGCTATTTTGGGCGTCTCTGTCGATGCGACACCCGAACAAATTCGTCGTCAGTACCTCCAAATTGTGCGTCGGCTTCACCCTGATCGCTTGCAGGGCGATCGGCAACAGCTGCGAGACACCAGTACCCTCGTGCTTGCCAGAGTTGTCAACCCGGCTTACAACGCCTTATCACAGCCGCAGCGCTATCAAGATCACCTCCTGGTATTACAAGCCAAAGCGCAGCAGGCCCGAGCGCGCCAAATCTCGATTCGAGCCATGCATGAGGCTGCTCAAAAGCTGGCCATCAGTCCTCAAATTCGTGCCGACTATCAAGCTCTTGTTCAGCAACTCTCGACCGATCTCTACAGCTCGCTCTCGGAAATTGAAGAACGCATTAACCAGCTGAGCGAGCTCAACCTTGTCTATCTGCAGCGCAATCCGGGCGTGGCTGAAACAATGCCGATGGCTAAGGTTACAGTCACCCCAGTTCCTGCTGCTGCGACAGCTGCGACTCAAGGGGAAGCGGCTCCTGTCGCAACTGGAGCCACGAGTACATCTGAGCGGGTTGCCAGTTACCTACGACGGGCTGAGGACTACGTCAGCAAGCAAGCCTTTGCTCCGGCGATCGCGGAACTGCGGGATGCCCTCCGTCTCGATGCCAACGATAGCCGCTGCCATGCCTTGATGGGGTCCATCTATTTGCAGCAAAATCAACTGACCATGGCTCGGGTTTCAATTCGCAGGGCTCTGGCGCTGGATCCTCAAAATGCTCAAGCCCTTGAGGCCCAACGGCAACTCGCCCAGCAAGACGCCAAGGCTGCGCCGCCGCCACCGCCCAAAGGCAAGCGAGGGCTGCTCGGCGGTTGGTTTAGCAAGAACAAGTAA
- the purQ gene encoding phosphoribosylformylglycinamidine synthase subunit PurQ, whose product MNVGVIVFPGSNCDRDVQWVTAGLLGQSTRMIWHEERDLSGLDLIVVPGGFSYGDYLRCGAIARFSPAMQATVAFAEAGGLVLGICNGFQILTEVGLLPGALVRNRDLHFRCETTPLRVERSDRPWSRTYQQGQILNLPIAHGEGRYHADPATLAALEANGQVLFRYLDNPNGSCNDIAGITNVAGNVLGMMPHPERAAEAIAGSVDGLGLFAGLLEPVAA is encoded by the coding sequence GTGAACGTCGGCGTTATTGTTTTCCCCGGCTCAAACTGCGATCGCGATGTGCAGTGGGTCACTGCAGGTCTGCTAGGTCAGTCCACCCGCATGATCTGGCACGAGGAGCGCGATCTCTCGGGCTTGGATTTGATTGTCGTGCCCGGTGGCTTTAGCTACGGCGACTATCTCCGTTGCGGCGCGATCGCCCGCTTTTCGCCGGCCATGCAAGCAACGGTTGCCTTCGCTGAGGCGGGTGGCTTGGTCTTGGGCATTTGCAATGGCTTCCAAATCCTGACAGAAGTTGGGCTCTTGCCCGGTGCGCTGGTGCGCAATCGCGATCTCCATTTCCGCTGCGAAACTACACCCCTGCGAGTCGAGCGGAGTGATCGCCCGTGGAGCCGCACCTACCAGCAAGGTCAGATTCTGAATCTGCCGATCGCCCACGGGGAAGGTCGCTACCATGCAGACCCTGCAACCTTGGCAGCGCTGGAAGCGAATGGCCAAGTCCTGTTCCGCTACCTCGACAATCCCAACGGTTCTTGCAACGATATTGCGGGCATCACCAACGTGGCTGGCAATGTCTTGGGCATGATGCCCCACCCCGAACGGGCTGCAGAGGCGATCGCAGGTAGTGTCGATGGTCTGGGCCTGTTTGCAGGTCTGCTCGAGCCGGTTGCAGCCTAG